DNA sequence from the Verrucomicrobiia bacterium genome:
TGTAGTACGTGCAAATCAAAGAGACGGAATCCAAGCGCCATGAAGACCGACGCCAATGCGCCGACCACAATCAACGCCCTGCCCTTTTGTGGAGCCAGAATCATCGCTTCGCCAAAGTTTTTGGTTGCGAGCCGCGCGCTTGTAGTGGGAGTTGGGCCGGCAGCGGTGCGTTCGCCATTTGCATGTCCCACTCCTGCCCCGGTTCATACAGCCGCACGACCTGGCTCTCCTTCGGTGCGACGAGGCTCAGGTTGTACTGCTGGCACTCTGCCTCCAGTTGAGCCGGTGACTCCAAATGCGCCATTTGCGCGGCCAACATCAGGTTGCGTTTGTGGGCCGAGGACAAAGCCGTCTCGCGCTTTTTGATCTCATCGCCCAGGCGATAGATCGCGTTCTTCTGCCAGACGTAACCCAAACCGCTAATAGCGACACACGTGCACACAACCAGTGATTTTGTCACGGTGCCGAACCTCAACGACTCACGTTTACGGTTGCGCTTCATCACTTAAATTTGTCCAGGGGGTCGGCCTCCTTGAACCGGCCCCCTGGGGGGTTCCCCACCCCCTCGAACATTTTTCAAACTCTAAACTTTCTCCGCCACCCGCAACTTCGCGCTGCGGGCCCGCGGGTTGGTGCGCACTTCTGCTTCGCCGGCAACGACGGGTTTCCGCGTCACGATCCGCAATACTTCCTTCCGGCCGCAAGCGCATGCCGGTAAATCGGTCGGGCAGATGCAGCCCGTGCTTTTCTCCACGAAAAACTGTTTCACAATCCGGTCTTCCAATGAATGGAAGGAAATGACGGCGATACGCCCGCCTGATTTCAGGAATTGCGTGGCCGCCTCCAAACCTCTCTTGAGGTTGCCGAGTTCGTCGTTTACCGCGATGCGCAACGCTTGGAAAACACGCGTCGCCGGATGAATTCCACCATGCTTGGGCCCGAGAACGCGCTCCACCAATCGGGCGAGTTGTGTGGTGGTTACCAAGGGCGTGTGCTCGCGCTCGGAAACGATTTTACGGGCAATCGCGCGGGCGCGTTTCTCTTCGCCATACACGCGGAAGATCCTGGCGAGTTCATCGAGACCAGCGGTGCGGAGGATGTCCTGGGCGGTGGTTCCGCA
Encoded proteins:
- the rsmH gene encoding 16S rRNA (cytosine(1402)-N(4))-methyltransferase RsmH, with the translated sequence MTYHTPVLIKEVVNQLQPRRGGLYVDCTVGGGGHTREILRACGPDGQMIGLDWDEDAIAASRERLGEFGARVQLVRANYVELEKVLMSLRVTAVDGVVFDLGVSSRQFDEPTRGFSFQREGPLDMRMSRQPRESHGECGTTAQDILRTAGLDELARIFRVYGEEKRARAIARKIVSEREHTPLVTTTQLARLVERVLGPKHGGIHPATRVFQALRIAVNDELGNLKRGLEAATQFLKSGGRIAVISFHSLEDRIVKQFFVEKSTGCICPTDLPACACGRKEVLRIVTRKPVVAGEAEVRTNPRARSAKLRVAEKV